The following nucleotide sequence is from Pleurodeles waltl isolate 20211129_DDA chromosome 8, aPleWal1.hap1.20221129, whole genome shotgun sequence.
CTAATAATTAGGACTAACCATGAGTATGTACATTTGTTCATTGTTTCAGATTTGTATGTACAATCTTTTTATTGAATATGTTTCTTTCTATTTCAGGAACTTCTATTACATCACTATGCTTAGAGATCCAGTTTCACGCTACTTGAGCGAATGGAAGCATGTCCAAAGAGGTGCCACTTGGAAGGCCTCCCTCCATGTATGTGACGGAAGAAGCCCAACACCGGATGAGCTCCCAACATGCTACCCGGGAGATGATTGGTCTGGAGTTAGTTTGCAAGAGTTCATGGATTGCGGCTACAATCTGGCTGACAACCGTCAAGTCCGTATGCTGGCTGACCTAAGCCTTGTCGGCTGCTACAATTTGACTTTTATGAATGAAAGTGAAAGAAATGATATCCTTCTGCAGAGTGCAAAGAACAACCTTAAGAACATGGCCTTTTTCGGACTCACAGAGTTCCAGAGGAAAACGCAATATCTGTTTGAGCGGACATTCAATTTGAAGTTTATTTCTCCATTTACTCAGTTTAATACAACAAGGGCCTCAAATGTTGATATTGATGAATGGTCACGCAGGCGCATAGAGGAGCTAAACTATCTTGATATGCAATTGTATGAGTATGCCAAGGACCTCTTCCTTCAGCGCTTTCAGTTCACCAGGCAGCAAGAACACCAGAGAAAAAGGCAAAAGCGGAGAGAAGAACGACGGCTCTTAAGAGAGCATAGATCCCATCAGTGGCACAAAGAAGAGGAACCTTCAGAAGTGACAGCCACTGAGGACTACAATAGCCAAGTAGCAAGATGGTGACACTATTTTCTAATTTGATGCAAATTATTGGAACAAACATTTTGATATTTTGAGAAGAGTTTGGTGAACAAGGAAAATCTTGAGAAAGGGCAATGGCCATACTTCAAAGTTTCTTCGGTGTCtttaataattttgcttaaaaaattTAAACCTTTGTGTGTTTCTAACTCGTTAACATCCTTTATGGAGAATTTAAGGCAAAGAGTAAAATTGGAGGCATTCCTATATTCATTGCATCCCGAATATGAAGAGCCACTGCATAAGTGAAAAAGACATGACTGTTTCACCAAACACCATGTTTTATTGGACGTTGGGAATGAGTGTGAGACAGCTAACACTGTTTTCATTGTTATCATTCCCTACACTGGAAGTTGTCCAAGTATATGTTCCCTGTACTCAAAAATAAAATTGGACATCAAAGagaatgtaacatttcatataaggTCAGATTGTGTAACATTATTTCCATGTACAAACAGTTCATATTTATACGTAGCAGTGTATCATATTTTCCAATGTCTTTgttcatttcttttaaaaaaacaaccctcattttgaaaatgtttttgctttaCAATTGGCTTAGTTTGTTGGTGTGTTTGTAGCTGCAAAGTATTTTTTCTTCAGAGAAGCAAGATTAAGCCCCAGTATTGTTTGTTTCTTTAGTATGGATAAGCATCAGCCTGTCTGAGACATTCTTGTGTTGCAAATCATTTAAAATAAATTGAGGttccaaaataaatgcaaaaaatgcaGATTAGAACAGTTCTGATTCTGTAATATTTGATCTAATACTTAGCTGAACTGTATTGTACTGATTCATCAGTGACTGCAACATCAGAAAAGCCAAAACATTTATTAATTGAGTGAACAGCAAGAGGTATACTAACAAACTTAAAAGGATAATCATGTTCATAATTTAAAGGAATACAAATCAGATTTTAATGAAACTTCAACATACAAGTTGCCTGTATAAATTTACTTTAGCTGTGTAGAAATCGCCTTCAAATGTTAAAAAATCATAGAGTGAAAATTGCTTAGCTATCATGTTTATTTGTTTatatagtttagttcagttacaacCTTTGACCCCTTTGGAGTCAGTGTTTGGACAAAACTGACAATGCTTTGACAAAACTAGATATTACTTAAAATGACTAACACTGGTTGAGTTAAATATTCTACAGCATCAGAGACAGAAAAATGGCCCAGCAATAGCCCTTTGATGTTATCCTTTTGGTGTTTCAATTCCAACCACCAGTGTGAAAATGTGATTGCCACAAATATAAGCAATTGTTAAACTTAACCTTTTCTCGTGCATAAGAATCTTAAACACGGGGGTACACCAAATAGTGGAACTCAAACACATGTACATGCACACGTGTGGATAGATCTGCACCCATGAATGTGACCCACAGCACAGACAAACATGAATAAATAGAGGTATGCTCACAGAGATACATAGAAATACAGTGGAAACAATAGACATAAACAGTCCCCaatttacacagacaacacaaattCTAACACTACAAAGATTGACCATCTAAATACAGACACACATAAAGTAGTGTAAAACACACAAGCAAGACGGATGGATAGAAAATAAATGTATCTGGAGTTCATGATGATGTCATATTGACTTAATTTATCACTTTCCAGGCCATACATGTTATAAATGACAACAATATGTTATAGCTTGTGTTGAAAAGTTGGTTACAAAGTTCAGGTAGTGTTTGCACAGTCTGCATAAAATATGATTCTGAATAACTGGAGAAGGCTTCTGATTTCCATTCTACTGTCAGGACATCTAGTAATAAAAATGTACAACAGTTCCATTTGTAAATGGGGAAGTGATAATAGTAATTGTGAAATATATATAATGTCATATTGAGAAAAAGAGGTATCTCAAAGAAGTATTCACTGAACTATGGAAAAAGAAAATCATACATCACACCACATTCAGAGAGGCTTGCCTTCAAATGCACACAAGCTATTACAGTGACTGCTCAACCCCATGATGGATACTGTCAGGTTGGCACTGTTTTAAAGAGAACCCATCGCGAATAAATTGAAACCCCATACTTAAAGTGAAACATTTAAATATAAAGTCTACAATGTTTCATTCCAGTTTCACCCAATTGCCCTTCTTCTATGTGCAATAGATTTGCAATGGTTTGCCATGTATGAGACTACAATAGCTAAAAGGTGTGGTAGGGTGAAGTTGCAAATAGTTTTTTGCAGCCTTCATAAAGATCTATAGACCACTTTGCAAGTTTGGGAACTTTTTCACTGTACCACTTCCACATGAAAACTGTGAAACTATAGCACAAATGTAACACCAAGAAAATGTTATCATGCATAGAAAAACTCTGAAACGGTAACCTTGGAGAGAAAACATATGTAAACAATCACCACTGTGCATAATAATTTTTTACAAACTTCAAACTTGCAAAGAAATATCCATAAACAGCGCCCTGGCCCAGAAGCCTTTATAGATGTTTTTATTATACATATTTACTTGATTTAGTCTACCACTCTAATCACTAATTGACTGCAGCTTTGCATTTGACCCAGCGGCACCCTGCAGGTCTTAAATATGGTGGTGTGCGATGGTGCCAAACTCACCATAAATGCGGCTTCCCTGCCATCCACGAGCAGGAATGAGGGACTTCCTCCCTGCTCAGTGGAACAGGATTCCAACCAATCCTGAAGCTGTTCTCATGCTGTTTTCAGattgagagcagctccagtaatggTGGGAGCAGTCTAACCCAgcactcattttgaggctggggtCCTGTGCCATCAATTCCCTagctgtttgacagccctgggATTGCTGAGTATACAGTGCGCATGTCGGGCTTGCCATAGCTAGACAGCCGACCAACCCGACATGCACACTGTaaggggcagcagtcatcctggaaTTGCAGGATGCAGCCCCACCCACTGGCCTCATACTCATGCCGTACACAGCACAAGCAtgagggcaaaataaaatggcattaatatgcaattttattTCTTTGTTTGCCTGTTGTGCTCCCAGCAGGTGGGGCAAGGCTCCTACACTCCGAGGAGGAACCGCCCCTGCTTTGACCTGGTACCATAATCTGCTGCCTACTTGCTAGATTAGTGCAAAacccacatatatacatacatttcatcatcatcattacacAATGTAAACTCAACCTTATAGAAAGACACAAACTCCACTTCCTTACAAAAGtgtaaggcaaaatgttttcagATAAAAGATTGACCCTCTTTTTATATGCTGAGTGTGAATAACAAAAGCCAGCTACAAGTTTCACCTGAACAAACAAGGTTTAGGTCATTGCCTGGCCTGCTTTTCAGTTGTAAGCTGCCATGTTATATTTTCAAAAAGCTGCTCATGAGTTGTCTGCATTTAGTAATGACCTGTGAAATGAAGCTGACTTCACTCATTCATTTTCCTGATGCGTTCTAAATAACATGATTTTAGAACAGTCCAGACGTCGTCTCTATATATTGTGCATATACTACTCTGTTAGTTCCTAATttcatggtgcttcacaaagcatGCTGTCTTTTGGTgggttttgtagtgtttttttacaGTATAGAAATCATTTTGAAGTCACAAAAAACTTCAATAATTTCTATGCCCTATTTCTTCTGAAGACCTACGAAAATGGAATGAGTCAGAACAAACAAGGACTTATGTTGCCCTCACTGTTCAAAGTTTACTTCTACCAGATTGTTAACAAAGACAATCACATAGGAAATGGGCCATGCAGAAAATATCACACTTGGCTAAAACAATGTTACCAGACATACATAGATCAGTCAGAACCTTTTTGGAATAGATAACATAATTTGTCACAACAAAGCTTTGTATGGAAAGGACACCCCACATGCTTGCAAATTCCCTCTTTCAGGCTGGTGTCCCACTGGCATACTTCTTTGTTAGTTTAAAACAATTATTTAATATGGGCTGATGCACATTTTTTTCTGCACGGAAAGTGCCAAATCCATCATGAGTATTCCTGACAGATGTTTTGTAAATTCCATTTCCCTTGAAAACTGAGAATTAAGATATACAGCATTTATACTCAATGCATAATTAATTGCCCtcatgaaaacaccacagaaggccAACATTAAATTTAGAGACAGCATATTCATTGATAGATAAGAGCTAGCAAAACAACCATCCTGTGGATTGCCTACTTAAACATACTTTTTTCTAACCAATTTTGAGATTTAGAATAATCCTTCAAACAGTTAACATGTATCGCAAAGTTCATATGATTTGCTACTCAAAATCAATATAATATTAATAGAGTTTATCTTTTATCAACAGCATTTagggtatttttttaatttcttaactAAATGTTTATAAGAAACTGCATTTAGAAATCACAGGACATTCAGCAGTTTTGTCTACTTGCAAGCATTGCTACCACCACCATTTCTGTGGTTATTCAGCACTACAATGTGGTAATGGGGTAGTCTTGTCTTATTGTTTCAGGTTGATTAAGCCCCAGATTATATTAAGTGAATTATGTAGAGTGGGTTTACATGACAAAGATACTGAACATCTTTCAGCTATTGATAGTGAAGTTTTTCCGAAGGAGTTAGTCCACAGCTTAGCTCACAAACAAAATGTGTTgtatgtgcagctgtgttagcaatgcttttgatcatcatcatcatcatcatatactttattcgaccataggtcataaaagttacatattaaattgtacaaaaaaggtacgttttcttcattatacttttacactggctgaaaatagtaaggtttagaataggaaaagcttctataggcaatggcctactataatccaccattaatcccgatacataacttaacatttagataccagggtttctgagacaattgcttcataacgttaaaatagtacaaatatttaaaactcttaaaacaatatggggtgatttcaaaatacatatttcccagatggtatcatcatcaagataaatacaaactatccgacccaagatgtaaaaatttaaagtgctgatttgatgttacataataatataattccttaataatttagatggcatactttaacaaagagagcctactaccggcacaatcatttggcaaatttaagcactgtcaagtcgttaagacacaagcacagtgtgataaaaagcttatatattaacttaaaatggttatcggattcatgttaaaatggcacgagtaccagacagatgcataaaaaatagctctttatggctaaaactagtgttaaaatggcagaaacacataatgattacctacataatgtctgaaaaatctattccaagccctatccaacccacttcatccagatcatcttcatcatcaacttagttcatcaatgaccatagaagcacataaaacagaatataataattcttaagtaaataaataaatacatgtctgtaaataggtgtaaaacattaaaacaataacttggtttgcacatatggctctaaatcttacctatatagagataagaccttaaataactttttgaagatggcaacgtatgcgccaagctgttgctaaatacttacttattgaaagaattacgtcagctgaattatggctttttagaacccgtagagccaaggagcaattcttgaatcccatgtccctgcaaatcttgcggatccattttgttcgcggaatcgcataggctgggcagaagaacataaaatgctcaatggtttcaaaaatactgccacaggcagggcatgtatcgggaagattaatcgacccccacctatgaatcaatgacatcaggggcagtgagccaaaacgaaaccttgcgtataagctcttgccttgcaagtccggtatcacatccaaataggattcaaactttggggaccatttaatatcagtaaaggaattagttaagcgaccatgggatttatggattatgtagttgtccttaacgtaagaccaataggttaactttaaaacatttttgtgccgtctctctaatttgtggggattttcccaatagtcgcccaagcccaaaagccgaagccaatgggccacatggtgaatccagggaagagtattagcattttggcatttcagtaaatcgagtaatgcggtcctatatatatctagttcgggggttgtccataatctaatccaataaaggagaggtcttagagtagctaggtctgctactcggcttaaccccagatctagaaataatggaagcaagggtgtagtgcgtggacatgcaattaaagcccttgcaaagttgttttcccccacactgatcttattgcagttagcgtaaccccatacctccgctccgtacagggctgcactttgagccttagccgtgtaaatttttattgctggggaaacaacctttgtaaaggagctttgataaaaacgcaatatggatgaggctctatgttgaaggagccctgcacttttcgtaatctgctcttcccatagtagtttactggttaacctaactcccaagtaatctatagagcttacttccttcagcggtactccctcaatgtggatggaacatcttttcctaggtcccttggataagaccatcaattttgttttgttaatgttaacctccagcccataatcgctacagaattggttaaaccggtcaacaagggtctgcaaccccattggtgtcttagaaatgaggagtgaatcatcggcaaagagcaagatagggattttttgtgtattcagggaaggggcatcattctggcctgtggacacagcctttactacttcgttgataaatatagtaaacagtaggggggctaacacgcaaccttggcgaactcctcttctgattggaatccgttctgtcagttcgccttgttcaccccacctcacttgggcataagtgttctcatgcagtcgttttaacaggagtaatagatcctctgggattcccaatctacccagcacttcccacagtttggctcttgggaccaaatcaaaagccgatcgcaggtctataaataccacatacaggcattgtttggccacaagtacatatttccagtgcaatatggccaatcgaaaaacctggtctatcgtgcttgtttttgcacgaaaccctgcctgtagatgggaaaggatttggtactcctcaacccaattgattaacctctgtaaaatttgttttgcaaagatcttttgtaggttgtctataaggctaattggcctgtagttggctgggagattagcattcccttttttataaatgggtatgatctctgcccccttccatgtacctggaaattgcccccctgccgctatactatttgaaatggcatttatataccaggaccagatatgtggttctgatctataaagatctccaggaagcttatctggtccaggtgctttgccaggttttaggctatttatagcctcaagggtctcttctattttaaaaatgaggcaacgctcagggacacactgagactccacttggggggccatacgggaatttggttccaacaattctgttggagagtggaccacattggtgtccattgggccctctggtagggcatagagagtagtaaaatgctctacccagctttctggttggatatggttgctgggacaactcctacctccattttctcttttagacagaagctcccagaaacgcttattgttcttctctctggaagcatctaataattcctgccacagggaatcctcccactgctttttagcattagacaaagttgctttgtatagggacctggcttgtttaatttccccctgggaaccagacattactgcaactcttaacccagacttagcctttgagcacctctcatcaaaccatcccttgcgtgcccctttcccttcatgtggctttgaccgccttgttttataaaaaaaagaccgtagttgggtatacatgttatcatgtattttgagaatcggaatattccccactgcctggtcttcatactctgccaaattatttaaaaaaatctgatatattgctctgatatgatgagggttggacaccacttttggccatgtaatcttggtgaatttgttattccaacaagatggcggaatgattgtgacatggttattaagtgttctcctgaacgtttctccagaaagagtaaggagcaaggggaaatggtcactgtcacatcttacttctattttcatatctaccaattggggccacaacctaacatcgaccaagaagtaatcaatagtgcttgtcgacatgccccttttaaaagtaggtgcgctgttcatatcagatggagttctaccgttacaggccctaaggccatgatttaaacataatgtggctaattgcatggccacccgagattttttgcaaggctgggtaatagatagttgtgggatcccccactgctcatcttcttcatcagttaaaccacttgtgagaatagacACAATCAGCACCAACAAAAAACGTAAGTCAGAAACCCTCTCAGGCCACTACATTTCTTCCTGTTtgagagcaactcacctgcagaaaccacagaccactgaactctactccagaAACGAAGTGCAAAATATGGAGCTTGTTTTAAAATTGGGACACAAAGCAAGTCATGGTAAAGTGGATGTATAGAATATAGAGACCTTATGATGTAAACAGTAATGCTTTGTGGAAGGTGATCAAAACACAATGATCAATACATCTCTACATTGAAGTAATGATCTCCTGAACTTTGCTTAGAATGCTAGCATATCATTGAAAAGAATCACTACCTGAAACGGGAATAGTGGTATTAATTGGTGGGACAGACTTTGAGCAAACTGTGTCTGATTCATCAGTttatagggcccaattcacaaagggacttatgacTTGTTAAGTTACGAGTGTGGAGTTTCTGCACTGCAGTGCTCAGTGCAGTGACTCCGACACAAGTGTGGCGACTCCACCCCGTGTGTGGAGACTCCGCACTCGTAACTTTAGTAgtcataagtccctttgtgaattgggcccacttTAGCTCTGTAGTTTGCAAGCACAAAGGCTGGTATTACTTGGGACTCCATTACAAGTTTTTTGGTAATACCAAAATGGTCATTTTGCATCTGAAATTTTGGGATGCAGAAGTACATCTCAATTACAAGTAGGTGGAACCGTCAATGTCACATAAGACTGCATTGCAGCAGTAATTCACCCTTGGGCCAACTCAGTCAACCCTCCTGGTGCTCGTCAGTAGGCACTTGCCTGGGTCTGCAGCTGCTAAGACACTACCTTGGCTAAGGATAGAGCACAGTAATCCAGCATGCAAAACTATGTGAGACACTAGCAGTAGTCATCTATGCTGTGCCTCTGCAGAAGAGTAGTGCAGGCTCAGTGACAGGAGATTCCATTTAGGGATCCATGTGTCAGATCTCAGCAGCTCAGCAGAAATCTTTATCACTGACTGGGATGAATACTCACTCATGGCGTTATCAGCGTGCTTGTCCCAGTGTTAGAAGTCTTTTGCACTCCTTTCTCTTGCCTATTCCATTAGGTATAGACATCACAACGTTCAGTCAATGGGACAGAGGTACCATACTGAATGCTACAATGCATCAAGTTGGCTTTGCCTCTTTGCTAGCCTCTAAGCAGCCTTGGTGGGGGGGGTGAGGCCAGACAATTCAGCGGGTTTGTACAAAGTGGCTGACAATCCAGGAAAATAAATAAAGACACAAATAATCCAAAATGCCTAAAGCGAACTGGGGACTTCATCCAAGCTAATGGTCCTATTTTAAGGTGCCAAAAGGGTCAGTTCACACATTGTTGGTATATAGTTATTGGAGCTACTAGAGATCAGAAAGTGCTTCGGGCACAGCACACAGTTTATGGTGGATCAGTGAAAACTAGGTTCATCGCGGATTGACCGGTGTGGGTACAGGGATTTCAACCCAACTCTGGCCAATGTCACATCCACAATTTTCAAGAGCTGTGACCAATAATTACAGTTAATGAGAGAACTGActggacccacgaatcaccagttAAGATTCGAGAAGTGCTATTTAGGTTAAAGTCCAACCATGCATTCAATATGCAATACTTTTAAAACCAAGCAATAGGCCTCTTCAAGCAGGTCACAGCATAGGAGTCACTTTTGTGATCCTAGACCTTTTCTTAGGCTGAAGGGAAAAAGGTGATACACAGGCTTGTTTATGATCAGCACTTCTCTGTGCTGGTGTAACAGAGACATCTCTTGTTTCAAGGTGAAGCATAAAAATACTGATATAGTGGGGCAGTATTTATTCTCCTTTTGGGGCACTAGAAGGAAACCAGGGCCACCCAAACTACAAGCTGCCTGTAAAATGTTACCACTTATTTAACCCTCCCAAGAATGCACCTTGCTGGGATTTTTCCTGCCTCCCCCAACGCATTGTTGCAATTTGTAGAGAGTGAGTTTAAGAGGTGAGATCCGTTTTGCAAATTAATTCATGAGTGCCAATGATGATGTCTTTAACACAAAGAAAACACGAATTCTTCCCTCTATAAGAACGGAATTACAGCTTTTGTTCAATTACCATGAATGGGCTCTTAGTTTATTAAAGATAACTGATTTATTTTATATTCATCGTAATCATTTTACTGTCCTAGTGTGCGATTCCTATCACATTTCCATTGGTTTCCAATGATCCATCAACACAGCTGGTCGAAAAAAGGCTGCAAACTTATAGTGTTCTAGGTGCAAATGTACAGTTTCATGGTTGGAACCTTACTGTGTATAAAGACATAACTGACAATTTCCCTTTGTCAGGAGGGTCAAGTGAAGGACACCTTGA
It contains:
- the LOC138249536 gene encoding heparan-sulfate 6-O-sulfotransferase 3-like; protein product: MANWELEGWNFYYITMLRDPVSRYLSEWKHVQRGATWKASLHVCDGRSPTPDELPTCYPGDDWSGVSLQEFMDCGYNLADNRQVRMLADLSLVGCYNLTFMNESERNDILLQSAKNNLKNMAFFGLTEFQRKTQYLFERTFNLKFISPFTQFNTTRASNVDIDEWSRRRIEELNYLDMQLYEYAKDLFLQRFQFTRQQEHQRKRQKRREERRLLREHRSHQWHKEEEPSEVTATEDYNSQVARW